The Planococcus versutus genome contains a region encoding:
- a CDS encoding THUMP domain-containing class I SAM-dependent RNA methyltransferase codes for MTTFKLLATAAMGLESIVANEVKELGYETETENGKVFFEGNERDIAKANLWLRTADRVKIIAGEFNAYTFDELFERTKEIEWEKFLPVDAEFPVQGKSVKSTLHSVPNCQSIVKKAIVERLKKAYHRNSFLDETGPRFKIEVSILKDKVQLSIDTSGAGLHKRGYRLDQGEAPLKETLAAALVKLSRWTPDRPFVDPFCGSGTIAIEAAMIGQNLAPGYNRDFDSEEWPWMGQEIWDEVREEAEGLANYDQPLNIMGTDIDHRMLKVAEENAREAGFADLIYFEQRQVKDFVATEENGVVVGNPPYGERLGEIEVIEEMITDMGRVFAKHPTWSIYMLSSMGRFENLYGQPATKKRKLFNGFIRTDLFQFWGERSKNK; via the coding sequence ATGACAACATTTAAATTGCTCGCAACAGCCGCAATGGGACTTGAATCGATTGTAGCTAACGAAGTAAAAGAATTAGGATACGAAACTGAAACTGAAAATGGCAAAGTATTTTTTGAAGGAAATGAGCGAGATATTGCTAAAGCCAACTTGTGGCTTCGTACAGCAGACCGTGTAAAAATCATTGCTGGTGAATTTAATGCGTACACATTCGATGAATTATTTGAACGTACAAAGGAAATCGAGTGGGAAAAATTCTTACCGGTAGATGCTGAATTTCCAGTTCAAGGAAAATCAGTAAAATCTACATTGCACAGTGTACCTAACTGTCAGTCTATTGTAAAAAAAGCTATTGTAGAACGTCTAAAAAAAGCCTATCATCGCAACTCGTTTTTAGACGAAACGGGACCGCGTTTTAAAATTGAAGTATCGATTTTAAAAGACAAAGTTCAACTTTCTATCGATACGAGTGGTGCAGGTTTGCACAAACGTGGCTATCGCTTAGACCAAGGGGAAGCACCACTAAAAGAAACCCTTGCAGCTGCACTTGTAAAACTGTCAAGATGGACTCCAGATCGTCCGTTTGTCGATCCTTTCTGTGGATCAGGAACGATTGCTATTGAAGCTGCGATGATTGGACAAAATCTAGCACCTGGATATAACCGCGATTTTGATAGTGAAGAATGGCCGTGGATGGGACAAGAAATCTGGGATGAAGTTCGCGAAGAAGCCGAAGGATTAGCAAATTATGATCAGCCTTTGAATATTATGGGAACAGACATTGATCACCGTATGTTAAAAGTTGCAGAAGAAAATGCTCGTGAAGCAGGTTTTGCGGATTTGATCTACTTTGAACAACGACAAGTAAAAGATTTTGTTGCGACAGAAGAAAACGGTGTTGTGGTAGGTAACCCACCTTACGGAGAACGTCTTGGAGAAATTGAAGTAATTGAAGAAATGATTACGGACATGGGTCGTGTTTTTGCTAAACACCCAACGTGGTCTATTTATATGCTGTCATCAATGGGGCGTTTTGAAAACTTATATGGCCAACCAGCCACTAAAAAACGAAAACTATTTAACGGATTTATCCGTACGGATCTTTTCCAATTCTGGGGAGAACGTTCTAAAAATAAATGA
- the gpsB gene encoding cell division regulator GpsB: MDNKFTAKDILEKDFKTAMRGYNQDEVDHFLDEVIQDYEAFSKRIEQLQNETQRLRTELENSPRKQATPAPGTTNFDILRRLSHLENHVFGNKLDNN, from the coding sequence ATGGATAATAAATTCACAGCTAAAGACATACTAGAAAAAGACTTTAAAACAGCAATGCGCGGTTATAACCAAGACGAAGTCGATCATTTCCTTGATGAAGTAATTCAGGATTATGAAGCATTTTCAAAACGCATCGAGCAACTTCAAAACGAAACTCAACGCTTGCGAACAGAACTAGAAAATTCACCAAGAAAACAAGCGACTCCAGCTCCTGGAACAACGAATTTCGATATTTTACGTCGTTTGTCTCATCTAGAAAACCATGTCTTTGGCAATAAGCTAGACAATAACTAA
- a CDS encoding ribonuclease H-like domain-containing protein: protein MSFESKLLQMKGMLKNKSTIKQTPKTADRPLHEERWKEIGLELIENKFGFVFQKKIVYPFDTRHGSIVLNRLDSVLKAWEKTEFDHPFKLKEQDSLIFFDTETTGLSGTGAYIFLIGLLVKRKDHFEMTQYIMPDPSHEAAFLYETGLWKSQEVIIFSYNGKSFDWPQLTSRWTMHRQELPKLPVPQQIDLFHGTKRIWKNELARMKLSTIEEEKLGFKRQGDVPGYLIPAIYLDAVKSGYPEGLAKVLYHNELDILSLVSLYVVSSNLLMEDMESETSGAYTNIGKWYADLKQFDQSTAYLEHVTIERGASSAHARYYLAIQKKRAGQYEIAVQLFKEAAPHLRGSVEVEAWIHAAKLYEHQLRDLDQAAIMAGFAKEASEHTIIRQSIIVDIQKRLARIEEKKIKKRPQVVED from the coding sequence ATGTCGTTTGAAAGTAAACTGCTGCAAATGAAAGGCATGCTTAAAAATAAATCAACTATAAAGCAAACACCCAAAACCGCAGATCGACCGCTCCACGAGGAAAGATGGAAAGAGATTGGACTCGAACTCATTGAAAATAAGTTCGGATTTGTTTTTCAAAAGAAAATTGTTTATCCGTTCGATACCCGACACGGTTCGATCGTGTTAAATAGACTAGATTCTGTATTAAAGGCTTGGGAAAAAACAGAATTTGATCATCCCTTCAAATTGAAAGAACAAGATTCGTTGATTTTTTTTGATACTGAAACAACCGGACTCAGCGGAACAGGTGCATATATTTTTTTAATTGGATTATTAGTGAAACGAAAAGACCACTTTGAAATGACGCAATACATTATGCCTGATCCTTCCCATGAGGCGGCTTTTCTTTATGAGACGGGGTTATGGAAATCACAAGAAGTCATTATTTTTTCATATAATGGAAAAAGTTTTGATTGGCCACAACTAACTTCTCGATGGACAATGCACCGACAAGAGTTGCCGAAGTTACCAGTTCCTCAACAAATCGATTTGTTCCATGGAACAAAACGTATTTGGAAAAACGAACTCGCTCGGATGAAACTCAGCACAATTGAGGAAGAAAAACTTGGATTTAAAAGACAAGGAGATGTTCCGGGATATTTGATTCCGGCTATTTATTTGGATGCGGTGAAAAGTGGTTATCCAGAAGGACTAGCAAAAGTTCTTTACCATAATGAACTAGATATTTTGTCGCTCGTATCATTATATGTTGTATCTTCTAATCTATTAATGGAAGATATGGAATCAGAAACGAGTGGGGCATATACAAATATCGGGAAATGGTATGCAGACTTGAAACAATTTGACCAAAGTACAGCTTATTTAGAACACGTGACTATAGAAAGAGGCGCATCTTCTGCACATGCACGTTATTATCTGGCGATTCAAAAGAAAAGAGCCGGTCAATACGAGATAGCTGTTCAATTATTTAAAGAAGCGGCGCCACATTTACGTGGCAGTGTTGAAGTAGAAGCTTGGATTCATGCTGCCAAATTATACGAACATCAATTACGTGATTTAGATCAAGCAGCGATTATGGCTGGATTTGCAAAAGAAGCAAGCGAACATACGATCATACGCCAATCGATCATTGTTGATATTCAGAAGAGATTAGCTCGAATAGAAGAAAAAAAGATAAAAAAACGTCCTCAAGTTGTAGAAGACTAA